Part of the Lolium rigidum isolate FL_2022 chromosome 6, APGP_CSIRO_Lrig_0.1, whole genome shotgun sequence genome, acccgaagaataagaagattcggaagcccaagatattgttaaggaaagctagagttgtaataggaagcattgtttgtaatcttgcgggaggagttagaaaccttctcggactctgtaacttgtacaatacgaatccctcggctccacctcatatataaggggagtcgagggacaaNNNNNNNNNNNNNNNNNNNNNNNNNNNNNNNNNNNNNNNNNNNNNNNNNNNNNNNNNNNNNNNNNNNNNNNNNNNNNNNNNNNNNNNNNNNNNNNNNNNNACAAAAGACTAGTCTAACGGTCCAACGCAACTGCGACCCATTTGCAGCCAAAATTTGGGCAGCAAATGCGTCGGCATGGACACAACCAAGACCACGCGCATGTCCTCCCCTGCCGCTCCAGGCCTGCCTGGCAGCGGTGTAGTGGCTTATTCGCTTCACTGCGTGCCTTGATAACTGCGGTGCTGCTATCAATGGTGGCGTGTGACGGGTGATTTTCTGCGCTGCCATCAATAACACACGCGCTTGGAGTCCAACATCGGCATTGATAGTGTTCGTGCAATACATATGTTCTACACGATAATCTCTTCTTATTCCTTCTTTCACGCTAATCTCTTCTTATTCCTCAAAAAATGGTAATCTTTTTTTTTAGTCGAAAAAGTGTCGTAGATTGGTCTGGATTCACATATATCTACATACTCATCTAGATCGTGCGAATCTAGGTAAACCCGTGACGCTTATTTTTGAACGGAGGAAGTACATAACATTTTTTTTTATGAATGGGTGATGAAGCGGAGAGTTAAAGTATGATAAAATCACACTATATCATGACTCTAGGGTCATCTAACTTGGTGCCCATGTCATAACCTTCGCGAATACTACCTTCATTTTAAAGAATAAGATACATACGTAGTCTAAGATGAGCTTTAATCATCAAAATTGAGcaaaaaaaatcttaattttattatatgtaattaatatTATTGGATTCATGTTGAAAATCACtttttaatgatgctaatttcatacaaacatacTTTATAAATTTTAAGTaatttcttggtcaaacaaaaataaaaaaaaacaaggacACCTTCTTCTTTGTAACGCAGGGAGTAGAATTTTCTAGCCCGGTGTAATACACAGGTATTTTTCTGTTACGAAGGATACAAATGTTGTGAAAGAAAATGTGTTTCATACACCTAAGTAGGAAGAGAACGAGATTGtccttgtttttgttgttgttgcaaaTGAACAAACAATTTGAAGGAAAAGACGATCTTCTCGATGTGACGCGACCACTGAATGCGACCTTCCGGGTTCGCAGTCAGGTAGAGCCCAACACGCCGCTACCCGACTGACTCGAGTCTCAAACCCAAATCCGCGTGACCAGACCAGTGTGACTCGACCCCAATCTCCCGAAGCCTCTTCCCCATCACTCTCTATCCCATCCCAACCCTAGCTCGgcggcagcaccagcggcggcgATGTCGTCGATCCCGCCCGACGACCCTGCCGAGAACGGCCACCGCAACGGCAACGGGCCGTCCCCTCCCCCCGCGAAGCGCGCGCGCTCGGCGCTGATCTCGGCCGCCGAGATCCGCGACGAGTTCGCGCACCACGACCCCGCCGTCGCCCGCGTCAACAACGGCAGCTTCGGCTCCTGCCCGGCCTCCGTGCTCCAGGAGCAGGCCCGCTGGCAGCGCCTCTTCCTCGCCCAGCCCGACGACTTCTACTTCCACGGCCTCCAGCCGGGCCTCCGCCGctcccgcgccgccgtcgccgccctcgtcaACGCCGGGGACGTCTCCGAGATCTCCCTCGTCGAcaacgccaccaccgccgccgccatcgtgctgCAGCACGCCGCCTGGAGCTTCGCCGAGGGCCACTTCGCGCGCGGCGACGCCGTGCTCATGCTCCACTACGCCTACGGCGCCGTCAAGAAGTCCATCCAGGCCTACGCCGCCCGCGCGGGGGCCGCCGTCGTCGAGGTGCCCCTCCCGTTCCCTGTCGCTTCGCCCGACGCCATCGTCGCCGAGTTCCGTGCCGCGCTCGCCGTCGCCAAGGCGGGTGGTCGCAGGGTCCGGCTCGCGGTGATTGACCACATCACTTCCATGCCCAGTGTTGTCATCCCGGTCAAGGAACTCGTCGCCATCTGCCGCCAAGAGGGCGTTGACAAGGTGTTTGTCGATGCTGCGCACTCCATTGGGCAAGTCCCGGTCGATGTGCGCGACATTGGGGCCGATTTCTACACTAGCAACCTCCACAAGTGGTTCTTTTGCCCCCCGGCCGTGGCCTTCTTGCACACCCGCAAGGGTGGCCCAGTAGCCTCTCAGCTCCACCACCCTGTGGTGTCGCACGAGTATGGCAATGGGCTGCCTATGGAGAGTGGATGGATCGGGACACGGGATTACAGTGCCCAGATCGTTGTTCCTGAAGCTGTCAACTTTGTCAACCGGTTTGAAGGTGGGATCGAGGGGATACGCAACCGGAATCACGAGAAGGTGATTGAGATGGGCAAGATGCTTGCCGACGCATGGGGGACGTCTCTTGGTTCGCCGCCAGAAATGTGCGGAAGCATGGTTATGGTAGGGATGCCTAACTGTCTTGGCATTGACAGTGATGATGATGCAATTAGAGTGCGCACCATGTTGAGGAAGGATTTCAAGGTGGAAGTGCCGATATACTACAATACCAGAAGGCTTGAAGAGCAAGAGACGGCAACAGATAATAATTGTGATCCAGTCACTGGGTATGTAAGGATCTCGCACCAGATTTACAATGTCAAGGAGGACTATGAGAGGCTGAGAGATGCTGTCAATAAGCTTGTTGCTGATGGATTCACCAGCAGTAAATTGCGGCCTTCTGAGAAGGTACACTTATTAACACTCACTTCGTTCTGATCATTTCTTTTCTTCAGTACTAGACTTTACTTTCATGGACTGGTTCTGCTCGTTAAAATTATTTTTTGCACCATAAATTTGTTCGATTGTATTATTCTACTCTGGGTACAGTCGCCTATTGCAACACATGCTTCTACATGATATGCTTGTACACATGACTTTTTTTTTCCAGATTTTACAACCTTTTACATTTTACTGATGATCCTTCTTGTGCATTTACTTGACATTCTACCGATCCACAGTTTATCTACATGCAATGCTGATCTTTGAAATTTTATGTACTCATATACCAATAGAACATGAAATTTGTTTCATGCAAATGGTCCCTTCGTTCCTTATTTACATGGCGCAAGTGTATCTCGAAGTTCAGCTTTGATTATCTATTTGACCCACAAAACATGGGTCATGTGCTACAAAAAATACCTAAACTCCTATTCAAAAATAGTTTCTGATGGTAACTTTATGACACATTTCTCATGTATTATTGGTCAAATTGATGGCCAAAGTTAGATCCTGCAAAATGAGCGTGCCATGTAAATATGAATTGAGGAATAGAACCTAACATACTCTTCTGAGTTGGTAAGCTAAACGGCGACCAAGAGATGCTATACTTCAATGACACCCAATTTGTCCAATTAGGATAGTATGATATCTTTTCGCCCATACTTGGTTTTGATTGTTGTATTCCATGTACTGAGGTTAAGAATACTGCTAGTATTATTTACATACTAAAAGCAAGATATGGCTGAAAATAGAGATATATGTTAATAATTCCCACAAAATGGCAAAACATTTGACCATCCATCTAGTGTTTTTTTTTATTAGCGGATTGCAGCCGATAGATCATAATCGTACTGAAAGAAATCATAAACGGTTAGATTTCCATAACCATGTCCAAGCGAATCACAACCAATAGATACATAGATGTAAAAGCAGAGAGTCAGAGTGTTACTCGTGGTTTCATAAGGAATTGGACTTGTAAAGAATTCACTTACTCATGTGCATTTGCTTATATCACTATATAAGGTTGCAAGTGCTATTGAGAACGTGAAAATTTATATGTCATGCTGGACAACCTTACTAATTGTTTCTTGTTCGTTTATGAATGCTTTTGGCTATGTTGTATCTGCTAAGCTGTTAGACCGTGTGAGTTTTGCTAGTACGCACACCCACACGTATTAGGGAGTTGTGTAGCAAACTATCCCTGGCCTTTTTTTGCTTTTTGTAGAGGCTTCCATTGTGTGGGATTTTTTTCCTATAGAGTTTGTTTGGTTTGGGAGTGGAAACCATAAGAAGTTTTCTTATGTTCTACTTTGCAATCAATTCCAAAGGAAAATTTCCATTGAGTCCAATCTCATGGAAAATATACTTTATTTCTATAACAATTACGCCATACGAAAGTTTCTGTGTCTTTCCAGTAGTGCAACCAAATAGCTTCAAGATTCCTGCGTTTTAATTCCTGTAGGATCCAATGTGCATAAACCTGGCAATGGTTTCTGAAAAACCTGGTGAAACAGTTTAGTTTCGCGTTCCGGGGCAAAATGGTTTGGGTTATTGTGGGTCCAGTCTATCAACAGTTGGGTTTGGTTTGGGTCTACAGGAAAAGCAGTCAGATGCGGTTGGGTGTGGGCCTAAACAGTTCGGTCGCTACTGGTCAAAAACTATGGTTAAGAACTGGTTACGTAGACTGGTTCCTCGCAAGCCGCGACCAAGCCATGGAAGGCCCATGAGCTGAgacaaacccaaaaaaaaaaatctactggTCCGCACCAAGGCGCCAGAGATGGAAAGGGAAGAAAACGTGGGACAGAACCAGTCAGCTGGATCCAGGCAGTGGGGTCTCCCacggtgggtaaccgttataaaaCTATGGGCTAGAACCACAGTTCCTGCCATACTTTGGTTCAGTTTGGGTCTAGGATTCACGTAAGTTCGGTTTGGGTTTGGTTCCAGCATAGAATTCGGTGGGTTAGTTTAATTCGGTTCGTCTCAGCTGGTCCCGCGGGCCTGGTTTAGATACAGTTTAGATACCTAACCATTGCCAGGTTTAAATGTGCATGACATGCCAACCAAAGAGGCGTACAATGTGAGGTATGCTAGTACCCAGTACCCACAGGTACTAGGGAGCCGTGTAGCAAGTTGTCCCTTAAGAGCCTCTTTTGTTCAAAGGAATTTCATATGAATTTTAGATGATTTCATTCTTTAGGATTTGTTCAAATAGAGTTTGTTTGGTTTGTACGATTGAAAACCACGGGAATTCCTATGTTCTACGTTGTGTGCAATTTGAAGGAAAATTTGCATTTAGTCCAACCTTATGAAAATTTTCCTTTGTTTCTGTGACAACTATATCGTGCAAGTAGTGCTATGGGAAAGTTATTGCGTTTTTCCTGTGATGCAACAAAACAAGTTTCTGTTGcagattttttgtgttttgtattCCTATAGTATTCAACATGGCCTGTCATCCAAATCCTTAGTATCTCTTATAATCCATAGTTTCAGATTTAAAAGCAAGCCTAACACCTGATATTGGTGAGTATACTAGAGCGCCGTATATGCTCCACTCCATATTCTAGTATTAATTTACTTTCCATGTGGGTAACTAGTAATGGAACTATTGAATTATTGACATTGCACTCACTGCTAGTTAATCCTGTGTCATGTCATGATGGTGTCAAGAGTTCCATAGTTTACATTCATTGTCAATAGATCTCCAAGTCTTGCGTAGCTAGTGTTTGACACGGTTGTGATGTCCTTTTCAGCTGAATTTGTGACGGATGCTATTGGTACTTGATGATTGTTCCTACTAGTCTGATTACATATATATTATGAcctgatgtttctttttccatgattttcttcacaGCAAGAAACTCTGGCGTGAGGACATTACATCTAGCCAGCAGCAATCCATCCTAAGATATGCTGTGGCCGACTACTTAGGTGTGGATCTGTGCCACAGCCAGTGCTCCAGTGAGAACTAGTTATTAGCCTGCCCCATGGCATCGCCTGTTGATGTAGAGTGTACTTTCACAAACTGACAAATGTTGTATTTGAGCTGCAATAATGTGCACTGGTCTTCTCTGGTTCCTTTTTCGAGCTGTAATGTAAGAATAATAATCTGTATGCAAGGAGGCTTGCAGTCTTTTTAGATTGATTGTTGGTTACAGATGATGCTGATATctccctgttctgtttacttcagTAGCCATTTTATGGCTtcgtcctgttctgtttacttcagTAGCCATTTTATGGCTTCGTCCAGGAAAAATGAATAGAGTATGTTAACTCGCGAAGGTAAGATGGCTATACGTTGTGCACCGGGCATGCGCTCTTACAATTATCTCATCTCTTCTAACATTAGTAAGCAACTGTATTAAAAAATTACAAATTATATAACGGCAATGGATGAAAACTAGTAACAAGTAAACCTTTCTAAGGCAGAAAGCATGCTAGGTTTCACAGTTTCGCAGGCTGCGACTTAACCAAGATTAGCAAGAAAGCACTAAATTTTGCTCATTAAGATGGAAAATTGAAATCTGATGATCTAAAGAGCGGTGGTGAATGGTTAGGCAGGCACTGCCAACCGGGGATCAAACCCCGGTTTAACACTTTCGTGTCCTATAAAGATGAAAGGGAAATTTTGCTACAGcacaccgttattttctggcaTTTGCCGAACACACCGTCCGATTATGTTTTTGCCAAAtaccattataattttgtgaCACATTTGCCAGAATACACCACCAGCCTAAAAACGGGAAGTTTTACCTTTTCATGTGATAACTGCTTTTGAAGACAAAGTGCAAAGTTTTCCCTTTTtagccaggtggtgtgttctaGCAAATGTGCCAcataattgtaatggtacctggcaagaTGAAATATTCTTTTAGTGCGAGGCGATGTTTCCATCGATAGTGAGATGtatgtggtgacttcgttaatCCCAAAATCCAGTAAGTGGTGGTTTGGGTGCCAATCACGGGAGCTCGTCTGTTAGGAGCTGGCCTCTTCACAGAGGGAACGCCTGAAGCATTGTTCCCGCGTGGCCGGCCATTATAAGTAGGTAGCTTGCCACACTTCGGTTCCTTTTCTTGGACATTCTTTTTTTATGTCTCCTTGTAGGTTTGCTAAATAAACATCTGTTTTTTGCTCCAATTTCAATTTTGAAATATTTGGTGGAAATAAAAAAGTTCAGAATTTGAAAAGGTTTAGaattgaaaaatgttcagatttaaaatgTTTACATTTGAAAACATTTTCATCTTTGAAAAAGGTTAGATATTGAAAATGGCTTAGATTTTAAAAAGTtcacattttgaaaaaaatatcagATATAAAAATTGTTCCGTAATACCTCAAAATAACTAGAGGAAACCCTAACACGAaggttctagaaccttcctaaaaccaaaaaaaaacGAGTGGAAAACCGGCATAGAAAAACCAGAGAAAACCGCGATAGGGAGGTtctaaaaccttctaaaataggACAAATTGTGACACCTAGGATTTTGATGGCACTACTACAAAATTTAGCTTCCGGAGTGGGTACGGGTTGCATCCCTAGGAGACACAACAAGGGTCAAATAATTTTCACCGCTCGTTTCTCCTTATCTtatgcactactagaaaaagatCTAGCCGTAGGATTGCTACCAGTGGCACACCACtacaaggtgcgccactgctagccaTATTACCAGTGGCGCATCTGGTGAGCAGTGCATCACCACtacatttgaccaagatttgacccGCCCCTATACATAGCAATGGTGCACCATTTAGAGGTTAGCCATTGCTATGTACTACGTATATGGGGGTGTAAGTGGTGCCCAGACATTTCCACCCAGCCACCCCCTCCCCGTGGACCTCCTTTTtggttttgaaaaaataaaaaaatagatagaaatttcaaaaaataaaatcctttcgaGATGCccaatgtattatgtcatctagattaaatgaaaattaacaaacatgaatttcgatatttttttgcaaaatagggTGATGTTTTGGTAAAACGGgacttctggttgcatacgacctccgatgaaaatcttttttatatgaaaatgtacctACGCCGAAATTTCCTATCCGGTTTCAACGCCCTCTGGGCGTTTAGACAATTTTTAGATTCCTAAAAATAAAAGAAGGAAACATgactttttcaggttttagatttcagGCAGAAAtatcaaaaaaaggaaaaaaatagaagTGGTGCATATGGTGCTGTAAGTTCCCACCCTATGAATTTTGAAATGGCCGGCCACTTACCCCCTTcgtccctcccccccccccccccccacattcTATTACCCTCTTCCTCTCCtttcctcctcatcatctccTTTCTTCCTTCCTTTTACTCATCCATCCACTCCCCCTGCATCCTCTCCGGCGACCTCTAACGACCCTTCGGCTCCCTCCTCCATcctcttctccggcgaccaccgacgatcctcctcctcctcctccaactccggcctcctcctcctccacacctcctactctccttctcttcctcatcctctcctcctccactcggCCGACCCTTCCTTCCTCATCACAGAGAACGTGACAATATGCATACTAGAACGAAAATCGAAAAAACGCAAAAaatcaagatctagatccaaatttcaaaattttacgAGCGATGCACTTCTTTTTTCCGCAGTGGCGCAGGTCGACGAAATAGCAGTGTCGCACCAGTGAGCGTAGTGGCACACTACATGGTGTGTCACTGCTAAGTCAGATAGCAATGGCGTactactggtgcgccactgctaacagtggcgtgatagcagtaGTGCAccgaggtgcgccactgatagtcATATggagtgcgccactgattgcataTTTTCTAGTAGTGGTGTGTGCACTTGTACCAACGTGATAAAAAAGGCCTAATTGCACATGAATATTGTGTGGAAAATTGTACATGAGTTTCGCGCAACAACATGAAGTCGAGGATTTGTTTTCTTGGCCCACAAACATTTATCACAGACTTTTCTCTCGTCCCCTCCCTTCCCCTCCGCGTGAAGAGAGAGAGTTCCGAGAGATCCCATTTCCGACGGTGATTTCTGGCGGCTCCCCTCCCCCCGGTGACCTCACGGTCGCTGGAGGGCTGGGGAGGCACCGGATCTCATCTCCGGCCATGTATAGCTGTAGGTTTTAGGCCTTCTAGCTATAGGGTTTGTCTGCTATGCGGAGTGGAATTAAATCCTATACGACCCTGCTCATGCGACCCAGCGGTGGACCAGATCTGACACCGCTCATCTGAAAACAACCAGCACACCTGGTACCTGATCGCAAAATGCTTTGATACGTGTAGAATGGGGGACGTGGTCTACCGGCCGGGTCGTATAGGATTTAATTCCGTAATGTTGGACGTCAGGTTTagctcactacgggaaaaactgcAGTTGCCGTGCATtgcatctttgccgtgtgttttcgcacggcaaagatttctttgccgtgcgcacgtagaaaaacgcacggcaaagattttggcCACGGCAAACACagacacgagcgcacggcaaagatttgattcacggcaacgacggaagagagcgcacggcaaagaaagttgcacggcaaaggaccaacatagcgcacGACAAAGATAGGCTACACGGCAAAGCACAAAAGGCATCGCCGTGCatgcctttgcctagtgtttttaacaaacgcaccgcaaagcaagtctttgcctagtgtttttaacaaacacacggcaaagcaagcctttgcctagtgtaagcgcacggcaaagatgtaaaaactggatttcttctcagctcaaaaggtgtggcgtggtatagttatcaacaaatgaacgcttagctcagtggcaaggttgcaTGCTTTCTCTACTCTGCGTCCTAGGTTCGAATCCTAGACCAATCAGTTTGgagcttttttttagataaaccatatttagcacacggcaaagaagcaacaaagatctttgccgtgcaacattggcgaggcgcacggcaaagaagcctttgccgtcgatGGCTTTACCgtgcggtctttgccgtgcggcaacgcacggcaaagcctttaccGTGCATATAAGGCcctttgcacggcaaagaaagttttTCCCGTAGCCTCTAACTCTCGGATGGTTCCAAACAATGGTTTACATCAATAAAGTTCCATGAATTTTCTAAAGAGCAATTTAGATTACCTAGTACCACTCCGCATCATAATTTCAGTAAATATATACACTCATAATGATCACAAGATAATAACGGCGCAACACAGATCAATCCGCACCCACTAGGAACTATTTGACCTCATGTCCTCAAGTAATTGACGTGGTGCAAGACTGCGTCGCAAGCCGAGGCGACCCGCCGGATGCCGCCACCACATGTGATCCAGCCGCGGGCGTGGAGGAACCATCACCGGCGGCGCCGTCACCGTGGCCTTCTCCAAAAGTACTGCCATGGGAAATAGGCGGATGATCCTGCCGATGGGCATCTCCAGCCATGACCGACGAGATAGCGGCCGCCAACGCCGTGCTGAAGTTAGGGTCGGCCGCGATCGCCGCGGTCACCGTCTCCATCATCGACTGCTGCCGCGCGTCCAGGCCAAGTGCAGGCCTGTCTGGGAATACCGTGGACGCCCTCTGCTGTAGGTACATGGCCAGCTGCGGCGGTGCCGCGAACGGCATGGCCGGAGGCTGCTGCTGGACTGACGGCATGCGGTGCGGCATGCCGTTCGCGCCAGCGGGCGGCTGCGTGAGGTCGAGGGTGATGGTGGGAAACGGAGCGGAGGCGGAGAGCGTGGCCACGGTGGAGGCGTAGGGGAAGGACTGGTGGTGGTGGAAGACCGCGGGGTGGCCAAAGAGGGCGGCGCCGTCGCGGCTGGTTGCCGGCCCGGAGAGGagcatggcggcggctgcggatgtAGTGTTGGCCATGGTTGTTGCCTGCGGCGGCAGCTGGTGGTT contains:
- the LOC124666339 gene encoding putative L-cysteine desulfhydrase 1, encoding MSSIPPDDPAENGHRNGNGPSPPPAKRARSALISAAEIRDEFAHHDPAVARVNNGSFGSCPASVLQEQARWQRLFLAQPDDFYFHGLQPGLRRSRAAVAALVNAGDVSEISLVDNATTAAAIVLQHAAWSFAEGHFARGDAVLMLHYAYGAVKKSIQAYAARAGAAVVEVPLPFPVASPDAIVAEFRAALAVAKAGGRRVRLAVIDHITSMPSVVIPVKELVAICRQEGVDKVFVDAAHSIGQVPVDVRDIGADFYTSNLHKWFFCPPAVAFLHTRKGGPVASQLHHPVVSHEYGNGLPMESGWIGTRDYSAQIVVPEAVNFVNRFEGGIEGIRNRNHEKVIEMGKMLADAWGTSLGSPPEMCGSMVMVGMPNCLGIDSDDDAIRVRTMLRKDFKVEVPIYYNTRRLEEQETATDNNCDPVTGYVRISHQIYNVKEDYERLRDAVNKLVADGFTSSKLRPSEKQETLA